The genomic segment TTtccgtcgtgaaagtccacgaatcctgtgttggcatcaacatttagtcttagaaatggagaatccaccgagaatgtttcctcttgtgaggaaGCGAATAGCTAAATGCCATCAATATAAGATCATCACCGAGTAATCCAAAAGGGAATATAGAATAAATTCTGTACCCAGAGAGTCGTGAGAACGTGGAACTCGCTACCATAGGAAGTGGTTGGAAGGAATGGTATTCATGAGTTCAAGAGGACGCTAATAATGCACATAAGGGAGAAGGGAATACAGGTTTATGATGATAGATTTAGGTGAAGAAAGATGAGAGGATGTTGCATGGATGGGAGaaactggaatcagatgtaacaatattacaattgaataaagggaactacaaagacatgagggaggagctggccagagtagattggaaggggagcccagcagggaagacagtggaacagcaatggcatgagttttggagggttattcaggaggcacaacagaaattcattccaaggaggaggaaacatgctaaggggaggacaaggcatccatgactgaCAAGGGATGTCaaagacagcataaaagaaaaagcagacagggtggtgaggattagtgggaagccagaggattgggaagcttttaaaagcgagcagaggacaactaaaaaagcaataaggggggataaaatgaaatatgagtgtcagctagctagtaatataaaagaaaatagctttctttcaatatataaaaggtaagagagaggcaagtatagacattggaccactggaaaatgaggctgcagAAGTAGgagtagggaacaaagaaatggcagaggaactggatagttactttgcatcagtcttcacggtggaagacaccagtgggataccagaacttcaggagaatcggGGGCacgggtgagtgtagtggccatcactaaggagaagattctggggaaactgaaaggtttgaaggtggataagtcacctggatcggatggactacaccccagggttctaaaagagatagctgaggcgaTTATGGAGGCGTTGGTGGTGAACTTTCAGGAAtcgctggaggcagggagggttccagagaactggaaaatggctaatgtagtacccttgtttaaaaagggagggaggcagaagacaggaaattataggccagttaacctgacatcgatcattggtaagattttagagtccattattaaagatgagattgcagagtacctgGAAGTGCATGATGAAAAAGGACTgactcagcatggcttcgtcaagggaaggtcatgtctgacaaatctgttagaattctttgaggatttaataaggatgttagacaaaggagaaccagtagacgtgatctatttagatttccagaaggcctttgacaaggtgccatataggaggctgttaaataagttaagaatccatggtgttcagggtaaggttctggcatggataggggattggttgactggcagaaggcagagagtggggataaatgggtcttcttcaggatggcaacccgtgactagtggtgtgcctcaggggttggtgcggggaccacaacgtttcacaatgtacattaacgatccggaagaaggaactgaaggcactgttgctaaatttgcagatgatacaacgataTACAGAGACAGGTAGTatagaggaagcaggggggctgcaaaaggacttgggacaggctaggagagtgggcaaagtagtggcagatgaaatacaatgtggaaaagtgtgaggttatgcaatttggtaggaagaatggaggcatagactattttcaaaatgggaaaaggcttaggaaatcagaagcacaaaagaacTTAGGAGTCCtcattcaagattctcttaaggttaacgtgcagattcagtcagcagttaggaaggcaaaggctagaatacaagagcagggatgtgcttctgaggctgtctcaggctctggtcagaccccatttggagtattgtgagcagttttgggtcccgtatctaaggaaggatgtgctggccttggaaagatacagaggaggttcacaagaattatccctggaatgaacagcttctcatatgaggagcagttgaggactctgggtctgtactcatgagttcagaaggatgagggggggatcttattcaaacctacaagatactgcgagacctAGATAGAatggacgcggagaggatgtttccactcgtaggaaaaactagaacccgacgccacagcctcagactaaagggacaatcctttaaaactgagatgaagaggaatttattctgccagagggtggtgaatctgtggaactctttgccgcagaaggttgtggaggcaaaatcattgagtgtctttaagacagagataggttcttgattaataaggggatcaagggttatggagagaaggcaggagaatggagatgagaaaatagccatgattgaatggcggagcagacagggCTTCGATACCATTGATTTGGGAAGAGTTAAAATAAATCAATCAGCCCCGAATTTATCCAGTGATCCAATATACCGCAGCAACAACCAGCATCCAGAAAAATGTGAGGCATTCAGGTAGGATTTCCAAGAGAATAGCCCTATGAAATTGCTGTGAGTGATTGGCTGGTTTAATAAGGCTTTAGAGGAATGCAAACCATTGTGTTTGGAAGGTAGTAGAGCACCATCCCCACACATGTAGGGTCTGAATGTGCATGATAATTCTGCTATTAGCTAACACTGTTATTAGCACTATTAGTCTTATTTATAACATCATTAGAAAGTAAGATTGAAGAGGTACTGAAATCAGAGAAATTCCATCAAACTTACGTGGGACCTTGGTTAGATGTATAAGCACTGGAAAAGTTTTTAAAAAGATCAAGAATAATGGCAGAACTGGGAGGGTATAATGATCAGGAAAAAGAACAGGCTGGGGCTCTTTTCTCTCGAAGAGTGATGTCTGAGCGGTCTAAAGTTGTTATTAGGTTTGATCACGACAAACAGAGACGATCAAATGAATTCCTGGCCCCTTTCTGTGGTTTAAGTGTGCTGAGTATTATTATACTGTACATATTGTGGTTTACCCACTGTAGCTGTAACAGGATTTGTTGGAATTTCTCACAGGGTCCTGTTCCTTCGGAAGATTAAAAGCAGTCTCCTATCCCAAGAGTTCAATGCTCAATCATTATGGGACATCCTACCCATATGGTAACTGGGGGAAAGATCCGCTACCAGCACCTGGGAAAGAGGATCAATACTGGCTTGCCATTGTATCCACTAGCACTCGATATGGAACTACGGTTCGTACCTACGACTCTTATGCTAAATTCCTCACCAAAGGAGCTTACAAAGATGTGACTGTTAAAACCCACAGTCCCCAAGGTCCTGGTGGGTTAATATATGGAGATGCCTACTATTACAATTGCTACAACTTGGGCAAACTCTGCAGGTTTGACATGACCACCAATGAAGTCGTATCTGCCATCCTGCCATTTGCTGGTTTTAATGACCAGTTTCCGTACTGTACTTTTTCTTCCTGTTACTCATACACAGACATGGACCTAGCAACAGACGAAAATGGGCTCTGGGTCCTCTACGcgaccgaatttaatgtcgggaaTTTGGTCGTCAGCCGACTCAATACGACTGATCTGTCACTCCTGGAAAGCTGGAACACCACCGTATTCAAACGATCGGTAACCAATGCCTTTATGGTGTGTGGAGTTGTGTACGCCACCAGGTTCCTGAACTCTGAAATAGAAGAAATCTTTTACATGTTTGACACAACCAGCGGAGTTGAGCGAAatgatttgaaaatcgagttgcgaAAAGCCTTGCCTGGCATCCAGTACATGAACTACAACCCACAAGATAGGAAGCTGTATGTGTACAGTGATGCTTATGTTGTGAGTTACACCTTGACCTTTGACTAAACTGAATATAGGTTCCTAAGAATCATGCAACGAAAGGGAACCTGTTCTGGTCCAGATAATAGTAGAAAGCGAAATGTATGTGGCAATTCTTTAGAACAGATTTGTGGAAAAACCAAGTGATATGGCCATTAGTTGACACATTTCGTGTTTACTTTTGCTTCAAGTTCTTTGTCTTTCATATCTTGTAATGTGCTTAATGTGGGCCTTGTGCTAAATAAAACCAATAATGACAAAGTTTGTCAGAAACTTATTTGGAAATTGATATTGGGGGATTATGCAAACATTTTAattattgcttattagtatgtatttCCTACAGTGTTTAATTGATAACATTGTGACTTTGTGGGAGAGCGCTGGTGTTTACAGCAAGATAGACGCTTCAACCGAGTTCGTGACATCTGCAGCAGCAACTCATCTGGACTAGTTATGTAACCTTGACAGTGTCTCACATCTGcctgaaattaaaattaaaatactggaaatattcagTTGGTCAAGTAGCATCCTTGATGGTATAAACAGTCAATGTTTCAGGTTGTCAACCTTTCAACAAGACACGTCTGTCTGGACTCAGTAGATCGTCTTTGCAGTAACTCACATATGTCTAGACTGAATGTGATATGACATGCAAGAGGTAACTCAGGTAAATGTGATAGCCAAGCAAAATGAGACTGATGTAACTACTGGTGTTTTGGTTTCTCTAGATTTTGACATTTAACATTGAGCAGCATCATTGAAACTTCACTTTCAACCAAGCACCTTAACAGTTTGCTGGTTCAATCACTATCATGAAGAATCATAACCTGTTAAACTTAATTTACAAAGAGCACTGAAAAATAAAAATGAAGATCTAGTATCTGTCAAACCTGTAAAGGTGGCAAGCTAGTTTCTAGCTACCTGCTTGTACTGTAATTAAAGATCACTTTTTCTATAATCTGGAGGCCACATTCTCACAACAAACTGTACCCACTCAAGTTTTGTGATTACatgagaactaggagtaggccatctggcccctcgagcctgctctgccattcaataagatcttggctgatctttttgtggactcagctccacttacccgcctgctcaccataaccatttattcctttactgttcaaaaatctatctttgtcttaaaaacatccaatgtggtagcctcaactgcttcattgggcagggaattccacagatccacgaccctttgggtgaagatgttcctcctcaacttagtcctaagctgctcccccttattttgagtttatgccccctagttctaatttcacctgccagtggaaacaacctccctgcttcgatccgaacaattcccttcataattttatatgtttttataagatcttccctcattcttctgaagtccaatgagtatagtccagtCTACTCAGTTTCTTCTcatcaacctagtgaatttcctctgcacaccaccagtgccagtacatccgttctcaagtaaggagaccaaaactgtacacagtactccaggtgtgacctcaccagcaCCCGATACAGCTGCAACGTAATCTCCCTatatttaaactccatccctcgagcaatgaaggaataaattccatttgccttcttaattacctgcaaactaactttttgtgattcatgcacaaggacatccaaGTCCCTCTGCAAAGTAGCAGGCTGCAatcttttaccatttaaataatagtccattttgctgttattcctaccaaaatagattatctcacatttaccaacattgtactccatctgccagacccttgcccactcatttaaactatctatatctctctgcagactttcagtgtcctctgcacactttgctctaccactcatcttcatagaatttgcaatgcagaaggaggccattcggcccatcgagtctgcaccggctcttgtaaagagcactctatccaaggtcaacacctccaccctatccccataacccagtaaccccacccaacactaagggcaattttggacattaagggcaatttatcatggccaatccacctaacctgcacatctttggactgtgggaggaaaccggagcactcggaggaaacccacgcacacacagggaggatgtgcaaacttagtgtcatctgcgaactttgacacattacacttggttcccaactccaaatcatctctgtaaattgtaaaTGATTGCGGTCCCAATACTGAGGCACACTACTAACCACTAATCGCCACCCAGAAAAACCATCCATTTATCCCCAAtccttgctttctgttagttaaccaatcctctaaccatgcccgTAACGCCTTCCACCTTTACCTCATCCAACAGCCTTTTTGTGCggaaccttctggaaatccagatagaccatgtccactggttccccattgtccaccatgctcgtaatgtcctcaaagaattccagtaaattagttatacctgacctgcctttcatgaacccatgctgcgtctgcccaatgggacaatttctagccagatgtcttgctatttcttccttgatgatagattcaagcattttccgcaCTACAAAAattaagctaaccagcctatatttattcgccttttgtctacctccttatttttaaacagcggtgtcatacttgctgttttccaatctgccggaatcgccccggagtccagtgaattttggtacattgccacgagcgcatttgctattCCCCTGCCCCCTCTTTTAGTACCCgagaatgcattccatcagggccaggagacttgtccatctttagccccattagcgtgCCCAACATTACCtccctatatccctctgcagacctataatgatcgtttctaggtcctcacctgccatagcctccttgccatctattattggtatgttatttgtgtctcccaTTGTGAAGActgacaaaatacctgttcaatgccttggccatttcctcatttcccattattaaaatccctgtctcatcctctaaaggaccaatgtttacctgagAATGACGGAAAGACCTTCCTTGCCATGACTTGCACCTGCATGTACCGGGATCTCTCCTTCCGCGCCAGTCCAAACATCTCactcaactcctccaaactcgcaaattgTCCTTCCAGAAACATATCCTTCATCATCCTGATCGTCCTCCCCTCCCATTCATGTtatggggtggtggttagatcctctcttgtacgagatggtcattgcctggcacttgtgtggcatgaatgtaacttaccactcaatattgatattgtccaggtcttgctgcatttggacatggacagcttcattatctgaggcgtcgtgaatggtgctggacattgtacagtcatctgcaaacatccccatttctgactttatgatggaagagaggacattgatgaaacagctgaagatggttgggcctaggacactaacctgaggaactcctgcagtgatgttctggagctgagatgattgaccatcaACCAacgtgtggtaaaccacgttattgtgttcattgtattatattcactgtgctgtgtggtacatgcctgggcttgtccaggctggctccgcctgtggctcctccccacgggcttctgtataaaagtggcaagtctcaaccggctgaggtcggagtatttcaggctgcaccgagggacgaggcaggggtgccccctatcaccgttactatttgccctggcaattgagccgttggccatagcgctgaggacttcgaggaactggagggggctggtccgggggtgggtggggggaggagcaccaagtttccctctacgcggatgacctgctgttgtatatttcggacccgctagaggggatgggggaggtcatgcggatcctgggggactttggtagcttctcggggtacaagttggacGTGGGgaaaagttctttggggtggaggtttgtaatccacgctaggaGTCAGGAAGAGAGACTGGAGGAGCTCCTGCTCAAGATGGTGGGGAGGAGCTTTAGTTatttaggtatacaggtggctaggaactgggacgCCCTGCACAGGCACAATttatctcggcttgtagagcagatggagggagatgttaaaaggtgggacatgctcccactttccctggtgggaagagtgcagactgtgaagatgacggttcttcccagattcctgttcgattttcagtgcctccccattttcatccccaaatcctcTTCAAgaaggtgaacaggattatcacgggatttgtgtgggcaaacaagaccccgcgagtcaaaagactgttcttggagcgtagctggggtgggggagggttggcgcttccgaacttctgtagctactactgggcggctaatggggccatgattaggaaatgggtaatggaggaggggtcagcgtgggggcggctagaggcggcgttatgcaaaggcaccagcctagcggcactagtaacggcaccgctgccgttctcaccggcacgATACACCACACGCCCGGTGGTGCCagcggcactgagggtctggggtcagtggagaaggcacaggaaggaggagggggcctcagtttggaccccgatacggaacaaccatagatttgccccgGGCAAGATAAACggggggtttcaaggctggtatagggcaggcattagaaggatgggggacctgtttatagaggggactttccctagcttgaaggcgctggaggagaagttcggcctacccccgggaaatgcttttagatacctcCAGATCCgggactttctcaaaaaacaggtggggacatttccgctgctaccccctcgaagggtacaggacagggtagggtctggcatctgggtaggaggggggaaggtgtcggacatataccaggagctgcaggaggcggaggaagcctcagttgaggagctgaagggcaagtgggaggaggagctgggtgaggagctagatgggggcctgtgggctgatgcccaaggCAGGGTGAATtcgtccacatcatgtgccaggctcagtttaattcagtttaaggtggtacaccgggctcacatgacaacggcgagaatgagcaagttctttggggtggaggacaggtgcgtgtgatgtgcagggagtccggcgaaccatgtccatatgttttgggcatgcccgtcgcttaaagaattctggcaggactttgcgagggctatgtccaggattttggacacgtgGGTGAAGTTGAGTCCAAcagtagcaatatttggggtgttggaggatccaggagtgcaggaggcgaaagaggccgaggtgctggcctttgcctccctggtagcccggagacagatcttgttaatgtggagggactcgaacccCCTGAGCGTGGAGGCCTGGGTCATtgatatggctgggttcctcagcctggagcgaataaagtttgccttgagagggtccttgctggggttctccaggcggtggcaacctttccttgactttcatgGGGAGCGATAAAATGCCAGCAGcagcaacttgggggggggggggaattgtctaGTTAATGTGTATTTGcgttttgtataatgataacaaccacctagttttgttaaatatttttcgttTATTTTTCTGTCATTTAAAAATTTtggttgaaaaaagctttaataaaaacaatttttttaagaagtggcaagtctccgcctccggacccagttcgggtccagaggcaggaggcttgctgtttagtgcattaaagcctcagttatgtttatcactcgtcgtctatcattgatggtgtatcaatttaatacactaaacttctaaagatggactcttcactcaagatgaactcctcactcaagcctgatcgcttgcacctggacccacaagcagctgacgctacagagacttttgaacactggctaagctgcttcggggCCTACCTCGCATCGTTCAACGAAGACTTCatggacctccagaagaagcaggtcctccacgcacgggtgagcccaagagtctttaacctcaacaggccgccccctcgtacgcggagtcGATAACGCTGCTAAGAGGACATTATGTAAAATCCGTCAACCAGGTATGCTAGGTACCTCCTTTTCACCAGACGCCAATGCCCTGGGAAATCACTCGTGGAATTCCTgtgcgccttgcgcatcctctgtcgaaactgtgactgccgggtgatatcggctactcagcacgcggagctgctgatcagggacgcctatgtcgcggacatgcactcaaactatatccgccagcgtttattagaaggggggacactcagcatcccagagacagtccagctctccaactcactggaggtggcctcccagaacatgggggcctacagctccgaccgcgcggcaccctcatggtcctcgtgggcgcagccatcaaccgacacgggtgcgacgcaagcctgcgccacgcagtGACCTGCcacgccggaggcccgaagtgctacttctgctgccaGGGTACTCCTGACAATGCTGCTCGGCACCGAACactacttgtaacggctgtgggaagatgggccactttgcaaaaccctgccaggcccgaccccccccaTAATCTTCTAgggccagcagcgctgcctgctgccggtcGGGACCACCCCccagcgccacccgccatgtgcgacccgagggcgccgccatctttaatctcagccgacacgtgcgacccacggggccgccatcttggatgccatcttgcacctcgcccaccacgtgcaacccatgggggccgccatcttgggacccctccgctACCTCCCGGGAACACAGctcgcccgaccgtacgctggccgccgctaacgCCGACCGGTCCGCCGACTGTCTTCCGacgctcgcctccgtcacactggaccagtccctgccgcaccacctcgcaaagtctacaatgaccgtccggatcaacgggctcgaggcggcctgccttttcgactctgggagcacggacagcttcatacacccagatacggtaaggtgctgctccctcctcatcctacccgcgacccagaaaatctccctggcttccagatcccacgcagtggagatccgggggtactgtgtcgcgaccctcactatgcaaggcgtagagtacatcaactttaaactctacgtcctcccccatctctgcgctgccctattactggggctcaacttccagtgccacctccagagccttaccctgaagttcaacggacccctgcccccccctcaccgtctgtagcctcgcgacccttaaggtcgccccaccctccctcttcgcaaacctcaccccggactgtaagcccgtcgctaccagaagcagacgctacagtgcccaggacagggccttcatcaggtcagaggtccagtgactctggcgagaggggatcattgaggctagtaacagcccctggagagcccaagtggtggtcgtcaagactggggagaagcaccggatggtcatcgattatagccagaccatcaaccggtccaCGCAGCTcggtgcgtaccccctcccccgcatatctgacatggtcaatcagattgtgcagtatcgagtcttctctacagtcgacttgaagtctgcgtaccaccagctccctatctgcccggaggaccgccaatacactgccttcgaggcagacggccgcctctatcacttcctcagggttcccttgggcatcaccaatggggtctcggtcttccaaagggaaatggactgaatggttgacaagtaagggctgcgggccacgttcccgtaccgtacctagacaacgtcaccatctgcggacgtgaccagcaggaccatgacgagaacctccgccgcttcctccacaccgcgaaactcctgaacctcacttataatagagagaaatgcgtcttttgcacaacccgcctggccatcctcggctacttcgTGGAACACGGAATCCTAGGGCtcaaccccgatcgcatgtgccccctcctggaactcccccttccctactgccccaagaccctgaagagatgcctggcggTTCTTCTCTTTctatacccagtgggtccccaactatgcggacaaggcccacccattgatcaagtccaccacgtttcccctggcgactgaggcccgactggccttcgatcgcatcaaagcagacattgccaaagccgcgatgcacgctgtggacgagtccatccctttccaagtggagagcgatgcatcggactttgctctggccgctacactcaaccaggtgggcagtctcgtggctttcttctcccgtaccctccttgcctccgaaattcaacactcctccgtcgaaaaggaagcccaagccatagtagaagctgtgcgacattggaggcattacctggccggcaggcgattcgctctcctcactgaccaacggtcggttgctttcatgtttaacaatacgcaacggggcaaaatcaagaacgacaagatcctgagttggaggatcgcgctctccacctacagctatgatatcttgtatcggcccgggaagctcaatgagccccaaggtgctctctcccgcggtacatgcaccagcgcacaagcagaccgactcagggccctccacaatgacttctgtcacccgggggtcacacgctttttccactttatcaaagctcgcaacctgccctactccatcgaggaggtcaggtccgtgaccagggactgccaggtctgcgcggagtgcaaaccgcacttctatcggccagacagagcacatctggtaaaggcctcctgccgTTTTGAGCGacccagcatggacttcaaagggcccctcccctccactgaccgtaatgtgtgcttcctcaacatcgttgatgagtactccagattccccttcaccatcccctgctctgacatgatctgtgcctccgttatcaaggccctgcacagctttTTCACCCTATTTGGGTTCCCCGCccatatccacagtgatcgggctcctcctttatgagcgacgagttgcgtcagttcctgctcagcaaaggcatcgcctccagcaggacgaccggctataacccctggggaaacggacaggtggagagggagaaaccgatggtctggaaggccgtcctcctggccctacggtcgaaaagtctcccagtctcccgctggcaggaggtcctccccgatgcgctccactccatctggttgcttctatgtacggccactaaccagactcctcacgagcgtatgtttgctttccccaggaagtccacctccggggtctcgcttccgtcctggctgacagtcccggggcccgttcttctccgcaagcatgcgaagAGCCATAAAACcaaccccctcatcgagaaggtcctgctgctccatgcaaacccccaatatgcctacgtgacacaccaggacgggcggcaggacacggtctccctttgggatttggctcctgcaggctccccgacgacaatcaccaccacacctcaccctacaccatctccccccacctccgcccacctccctcacgaactgactcccgcaggcccagCGAGAACAAGCACCACTaacccgcccatacaccgcccccccccgccctccttcgccgactcaacatctgggtgaagaagatgacaacacgctcccggactcgCAGGTCTCGGCGCCGGCGGCAACaccacagccggggctgaggcggtcacagcggaaggtcaaggcccccgacagacttgacctttaacaccacttcaccaccgccggactttttttaaacagggggtgaatgtggtaaaccacgttattgtgttcattgtattatattcactgtgctgtgtggtgcatgcctgggcttgtccaggctggttccgcctgtggctcctcccctcggggcttctgtataaaagtgacaagtctccgcctctggacccaattcaggtc from the Scyliorhinus torazame isolate Kashiwa2021f chromosome 10, sScyTor2.1, whole genome shotgun sequence genome contains:
- the LOC140430808 gene encoding olfactomedin-4-like, translating into MGIFGFFLFLGLAFADRDVPAKARVAKRCYCDLQMSDGPFPRQQLEQLYSISKNCSQRLNAHEFGKPTQIIADVEQRLKDLAKRIHEFKEEYDGELYSIISFRIIEIEIEELNYLLDQLQEMCSRNNDVSTDLDIQAQNITSKVDELEKYDRLKVVQQNRNNVILKRSLTSCQSALLVTPTPYITPQPGSCSFGRLKAVSYPKSSMLNHYGTSYPYGNWGKDPLPAPGKEDQYWLAIVSTSTRYGTTVRTYDSYAKFLTKGAYKDVTVKTHSPQGPGGLIYGDAYYYNCYNLGKLCRFDMTTNEVVSAILPFAGFNDQFPYCTFSSCYSYTDMDLATDENGLWVLYATEFNVGNLVVSRLNTTDLSLLESWNTTVFKRSVTNAFMVCGVVYATRFLNSEIEEIFYMFDTTSGVERNDLKIELRKALPGIQYMNYNPQDRKLYVYSDAYVVSYTLTFD